The following proteins come from a genomic window of Aequorivita marisscotiae:
- a CDS encoding T9SS type A sorting domain-containing protein, with protein sequence MVELETLTVLNIQISNNISLEKISVYSTIGKLLFKITEKQINLETLTAGIYFVKVETDKGRVARKIVKQ encoded by the coding sequence ATAGTTGAATTAGAAACCTTAACGGTTCTAAACATTCAAATTTCAAACAACATTTCCCTTGAAAAAATCTCTGTTTATTCAACAATAGGGAAACTACTTTTTAAAATCACAGAAAAACAAATCAATCTAGAAACCCTTACCGCAGGTATCTATTTTGTGAAAGTTGAAACCGATAAAGGAAGAGTTGCCCGAAAAATAGTCAAGCAATAA
- the obgE gene encoding GTPase ObgE, whose product MTEGNFVDYVKVHVTSGKGGQGSKHMRREKYIPKGGPDGGDGGRGGHVIVKANKNLWTLYHLKFKRHYKAEHGSAGSKQTSTGADGADVYIEVPLGTVVRDKETEEILFELTEDGQEKVVAKGGRGGLGNAHFKSATNQTPRYSQPGEEGEEVDIILELKILADVGLVGFPNAGKSTLLSVITAAKPKIANYEFTTLKPNLGIVEYRDFKTFVVADIPGIIEGAAEGKGIGHRFLRHIERNSTLLFLVPADAPDIKEQYDILVDELRRYNPQLLDKERLVAISKSDMLDDELKAEMKKILDKEFKNIPYLFISSVAQQGLTELKDKLWEMLN is encoded by the coding sequence ATGACTGAAGGCAATTTTGTAGATTACGTAAAAGTGCACGTTACTTCCGGAAAGGGAGGGCAGGGCAGCAAGCATATGCGGCGGGAAAAGTATATTCCCAAAGGTGGTCCCGATGGGGGTGATGGCGGTCGTGGCGGACACGTAATTGTAAAAGCCAACAAAAACCTTTGGACGCTTTATCACTTAAAATTTAAACGACATTATAAAGCCGAACACGGTAGTGCGGGGAGTAAACAAACCAGTACCGGGGCCGATGGAGCCGATGTGTATATTGAGGTGCCTTTAGGAACAGTTGTTCGCGATAAGGAAACTGAGGAAATACTCTTCGAGCTTACTGAAGACGGACAGGAAAAAGTAGTTGCCAAAGGCGGCCGCGGTGGTTTGGGGAATGCCCACTTTAAAAGTGCAACCAACCAAACACCTCGCTACTCACAACCTGGCGAAGAGGGCGAAGAGGTAGATATTATTCTCGAGCTAAAAATTCTTGCCGATGTAGGTTTGGTAGGCTTTCCCAACGCTGGAAAATCCACCTTACTTTCCGTAATTACCGCAGCAAAACCTAAGATTGCCAATTACGAATTCACCACCTTAAAACCCAATTTAGGGATCGTGGAATACCGTGATTTCAAAACCTTTGTAGTTGCCGACATTCCCGGAATTATAGAAGGTGCTGCTGAAGGGAAAGGTATCGGGCATCGTTTTTTGCGTCATATAGAACGTAATTCTACGCTGCTTTTTTTAGTTCCCGCCGATGCGCCCGATATTAAGGAACAATATGATATTTTGGTAGATGAACTTCGCCGATACAATCCACAACTTTTGGATAAGGAACGTTTGGTAGCCATCAGCAAAAGCGATATGCTCGATGATGAACTAAAAGCCGAAATGAAGAAAATTCTAGATAAAGAGTTTAAAAACATTCCGTATTTGTTTATCTCTTCCGTGGCACAACAAGGTTTGACAGAGTTGAAGGATAAGCTTTGGGAAATGCTTAATTAG
- a CDS encoding GNAT family N-acetyltransferase — translation MKIHIETARLLMRDIKDEDVHGMFAMDSDAEVHKFLGNKPISTLEEAQRYIDAVKKQYVQNGIGRWAVVIKESGDFIGWSGFKLITDEIGNRTNFYDLGYRFIKNHWGKGYATETAVACLNHGFSKLNFDEICGMADVCHSASNAILKKTGLRKRNEFTYDGSLHNFYSLSKSEWKKRKNI, via the coding sequence ATGAAAATCCACATAGAAACAGCGCGTCTCTTAATGCGCGATATAAAGGATGAAGACGTACACGGCATGTTTGCAATGGATAGTGATGCCGAAGTGCACAAATTTTTGGGAAACAAACCAATTTCTACTTTGGAAGAAGCGCAAAGGTACATTGACGCTGTAAAAAAGCAATATGTTCAAAACGGAATAGGCAGATGGGCAGTTGTAATTAAAGAAAGCGGCGATTTTATTGGTTGGAGTGGCTTTAAACTTATAACGGATGAAATAGGTAATAGAACGAATTTTTACGATTTGGGATATCGTTTTATAAAAAATCACTGGGGAAAAGGCTATGCTACTGAAACTGCTGTGGCTTGTTTAAATCACGGTTTCTCCAAATTAAATTTCGATGAAATCTGCGGCATGGCAGATGTGTGCCATAGTGCATCAAATGCCATTTTGAAAAAAACAGGGCTACGTAAACGGAATGAATTTACCTATGATGGCTCCCTTCACAACTTCTATTCGCTAAGCAAATCCGAGTGGAAAAAGCGAAAAAACATATAA